A window of Pseudomonas guangdongensis contains these coding sequences:
- a CDS encoding putative bifunctional diguanylate cyclase/phosphodiesterase → MIQASDCRYPDARILVVDDNPINVELLLDLLDEAGYANLHSLTDPRQVLAQLEDALPDLILLDIRMPHLDGHQVLGQLRARWGEQMPPVIVLSAQTDRDTRLQALGLGARDFLGKPFDQLEVLQRIHNTLEVHFLLRERHDRALLLQRLVDERTAEIQRLSFQDPATGLPNRRALLASLEQALHAGQPLSLCYVALDGFAAISRLHGHVLGDALSQRLRDRLLDCLGDAAGVAVWKHTAWVIHVPDNDTTRLEALLQRVIACVAQPFSIDHLRLQLGLRIGVSHSEQPHDSADHLLRQAALAVPGEADQWRFYHPALEAELQRRSHYRLALHEALDRRQMFLVYQPKIDLGSGRVIGAEALLRWVHPELGFVSPAEFVPLAEASGEILRIGDWVLDSAIRQLEAWFAAQQLPDGFRIAVNVATLQLMQPDFAERLLERLQRSSLPRGALEIEVTESGLMQDVALARRQLQQLAGQGLSIAIDDFGTGYSSLAYLKTLPVSVLKIDRAFVNEIDSNLQDLRLAETVVQMARNFGFVTVAEGIERAEHVALLQDIGCQLGQGYWYSPPLKADAFLAFCQQTHAACP, encoded by the coding sequence GTGATCCAGGCCAGCGACTGCCGTTACCCGGATGCGCGCATCCTGGTGGTGGACGACAACCCGATCAACGTCGAGCTGCTCCTCGACCTGCTCGACGAGGCCGGCTACGCCAACCTGCACAGCCTGACCGACCCGCGCCAGGTGCTCGCCCAGCTGGAGGACGCGCTGCCCGACCTGATCCTCCTCGACATCCGCATGCCGCACCTGGACGGCCATCAGGTGCTGGGCCAGCTGCGCGCGCGCTGGGGCGAGCAGATGCCGCCGGTGATCGTGCTCAGCGCGCAGACCGACCGCGACACCCGCCTGCAGGCCCTCGGCCTCGGCGCCCGCGACTTCCTCGGCAAGCCCTTCGACCAGCTCGAAGTGCTGCAGCGCATCCACAACACCCTGGAAGTCCACTTCCTGCTGCGCGAGCGCCACGACCGCGCCCTGCTGCTGCAGCGCCTGGTCGACGAGCGCACCGCCGAGATCCAGCGCCTGTCCTTCCAGGACCCGGCCACCGGGCTGCCCAACCGCCGCGCCCTGCTCGCCAGCCTGGAGCAGGCGCTGCACGCCGGACAGCCGCTGAGCCTGTGCTACGTCGCCCTCGACGGTTTCGCCGCGATCTCCCGCCTGCACGGCCATGTGCTCGGCGACGCCCTCAGCCAGCGCCTGCGCGACCGCCTGCTCGACTGCCTGGGCGATGCCGCCGGCGTTGCGGTGTGGAAGCACACCGCCTGGGTGATCCATGTGCCGGACAACGACACGACGCGCCTGGAAGCGCTGCTGCAGCGGGTGATCGCCTGCGTGGCGCAGCCGTTCAGCATCGACCACCTGCGCCTGCAGCTGGGCCTGCGCATCGGCGTCAGCCACAGCGAGCAGCCCCACGACTCGGCCGACCACCTGCTGCGCCAGGCCGCCCTCGCGGTGCCGGGCGAGGCCGACCAGTGGCGCTTCTACCATCCGGCGCTGGAGGCCGAGCTGCAGCGCCGCAGCCACTACCGCCTGGCCCTGCACGAGGCCCTCGACCGCCGGCAGATGTTCCTCGTCTACCAGCCGAAGATCGACCTCGGCAGCGGCCGGGTGATCGGCGCCGAGGCGCTGCTGCGCTGGGTGCATCCCGAGCTGGGCTTCGTCTCGCCGGCCGAGTTCGTCCCCCTGGCCGAGGCCAGCGGCGAGATCCTGCGCATCGGCGACTGGGTGCTGGACAGCGCCATCCGCCAGCTCGAAGCCTGGTTCGCCGCGCAGCAGTTGCCGGACGGCTTCCGCATCGCGGTCAACGTCGCCACCCTGCAGCTGATGCAGCCCGACTTCGCCGAGCGCCTGCTCGAACGCCTGCAGCGCAGCAGCCTGCCGCGCGGCGCGCTGGAGATCGAGGTCACCGAGTCGGGCCTGATGCAGGACGTCGCCCTGGCCCGCCGCCAGCTGCAGCAACTGGCCGGGCAGGGCCTGTCGATCGCTATCGACGACTTCGGCACCGGCTACTCCTCGCTGGCCTACCTCAAGACCCTGCCGGTGTCGGTGCTGAAGATCGACCGCGCCTTCGTCAACGAGATCGACAGCAACCTGCAGGACCTGCGCCTGGCGGAAACCGTGGTGCAGATGGCGCGCAACTTCGGCTTCGTCACCGTCGCCGAGGGCATCGAGCGCGCCGAGCACGTCGCCCTGCTGCAGGACATCGGCTGCCAGCTCGGCCAGGGCTACTGGTATTCGCCGCCGCTCAAGGCCGACGCCTTCCTCGCCTTCTGCCAGCAGACGCACGCCGCCTGCCCGTGA